The DNA sequence CTACTGCATTGCCGCCTGCCATAACTGCCACGCCCAGATCCATGAACTGAGCGAATATTACGGCGGCCATTACGGCGTGGTCCATCTCTGGACCCTTATCTGTCTGTCCCTGGGCATTCTCGGCCCCAACGAACGGGCGTATCTCAGAGACGATCTGAAGGACGTGAATGTGTTTCATCCGGAGATCGCGGTGTAGGCGTATCAGTCGGACGTGTTTATGACGGCCGTCTTCCCTGTGGAAGGGAAGACGGCCGTTTACGTTTTGAAGGCTATTTTCGGGCGCATTCAAAAA is a window from the Deltaproteobacteria bacterium genome containing:
- a CDS encoding oxidoreductase, whose translation is YCIAACHNCHAQIHELSEYYGGHYGVVHLWTLICLSLGILGPNERAYLRDDLKDVNVFHPEIAV